From Trichoderma atroviride chromosome 1, complete sequence, one genomic window encodes:
- a CDS encoding uncharacterized protein (EggNog:ENOG41~TransMembrane:1 (n3-13c18/19o483-505i)~SECRETED:SignalP(1-18)) → MRLGALVIIATVAGIVYANEPSPVAFDAGEWLGIDGNWSTIKVLLGSNSDLVNVLLSTSLSEFWAIGPGGCLQNTSPSQHDRGPPLARHLGDPTRQHLTPPSSQGVELDLIEEPHCSSSRGGIYTPFESKHWSYMGIWQLGLDYLGYGGNGQYGLDTVNAYSSITDIGFGMSNVLMSAINSTDYYIGLFGLGITQGSFGNEVAQSPLTQAVRTFGWIPSYSYGYTAGASYRNIPVSITLGGSDTARYVPHDVDFTLTPQDNMPRALVRGIEASANNDTEKPKKWDSLISSLSSWDNSFTALIDSTTPYLWLPNAVCDQFADAFNLTYNSTFDLYTLTNEQYNAFGSANSFTFTFSLSSFDNHDNFGSPLNVPGLVNITVPMQAFVGLLQYPFKHRAIKYGDPAVPYFALRRTQNDSSIVIGRSFLQEAYLITKYDEAVFSIYQAKFPQQPVADANLMPIKQPNNSPYPGPPTQAGTKLRTAQLVGIAVGAILLCIFCLVSVCYLCRRRKSETKGDETEVNDSKSTKGSVTPRISKHAKCFEVPIWNLFKSNNATINPTVAASKSEGVTVAESVVCELAVPTAPVELPAPLAPVELDASDGDVDSISIIGNGTLDADTIQNISPYEVAQKKIERQLRGSPPEYRASLKIVMPQEKAITYIASPTHTTSSREITPVSPRSGLGTASFPGSPSPISSGSGYNSHSSTNATTVSAAGQSSDGQYNDNIVQLDTSQASTQHSDNPVALQSKAALSSIACQKTPIDPTHIECLGNLPENLESLRHSIMLAQIVSQENRDGDGDFTPRFNADCHLSDHSLGSNYTEEEDRMMQEMSRQATFSMARSHRGTLSAENTQERSGEQYLSQDIMDSESLQAEERIDGNDIVHIPQMAEKRYSWED, encoded by the exons ATGCGTCTTGGTGCTCTAGTAATTATTGCGACAGTAGCTGGTATTGTCTACGCGAACGAGCCGTCACCGGTGGCATTCGATGCTGGAGAATG GCTTGGAATTGACGGGAACTGGTCGACAATCAAGGTTTTGCTGGGGTCAAATTCAGACCTTGTCAACGTTCTCTTGAGTACATCGCTTTCCGAGTTTTGGGCAATAGGACCCGGAGGATGTTTACAAAATACGTCGCCATCTCAACATGATCGAGGTCCGCCGCTTGCAAGACATCTCGGGGATCCCACTCGTCAACATCTCACTCCTCCGTCCAGCCAAGGAGTTGAATTGGATCTCATAGAAGAACCGCactgttcttcttctcgtggCGGCATTTATACGCCATTTGAATCCAAACATTGGTCCTACATGGGAATTTGGCAGCTCGGGTTGGATTATCTAGGATACGGTGGAAACGGCCAATATGGGCTCGACACAGTCAACGCATACAGCTCCATTACCGACATTGGTTTTGGAATGTCCAATGTTCTCATGTCTGCCATCAATTCAACAGACTATTACATAGGTCTTTTTGGGCTAGGGATTACTCAGGGCAGCTTTGGTAATGAGGTAGCTCAGTCGCCTTTGACCCAAGCCGTCCGCACCTTTGGATGGATTCCCAGCTATAGCTACGGCTATACTGCCGGTGCCTCTTATC GAAATATCCCAGTTTCTATTACTTTAGGGGGCTCTGACACAGCTAGATATGTCCCGCACGACGTTGACTTCACATTAACTCCTCAGGATAATATGCCTCGCGCTTTAGTTCGGGGCATCGAAGCTTCTGCGAATAACGACACCGAAAAGCCGAAGAAATGGGACTCTCTGATCTCCAGCCTTTCAAGCTGGGACAATTCTTTTACGGCCTTGATTGATAGCACTACTCCCTATCTGTGGCTACCGAACGCCGTGTGTGATCAGTTCGCAGATGCTTTCAACTTGACCTATAACAGCACCTTTGATTTGTATACTCTCACGAATGAGCAGTATAATGCCTTTGGATCAGCCAACTCGTTTACTTTTACGTTTAGCCTCTCAAGCTTCGACAACCATGATAACTTTGGATCCCCTTTGAATGTACCGGGACTAGTAAATATCACCGTGCCAATGCAAGCATTCGTCGGACTATTACAATATCCATTCAAGCATCGAGCTATCAAATATGGAGACCCAGCTGTCCCATACTTTGCACTGCGGAGGACTCAAAATGACTCTTCAATCGTCATTGGCCGATCATTTTTACAGGAAGCGTACCTGATAACAAAATATGACGAGGCCGTATTTTCTATATACCAAGCCAAATTTCCTCAGCAGCCGGTAGCAGATGCAAATTTGATGCCGATCAAGCAGCCAAATAACAGTCCTTACCCAGGGCCACCAACACAAGCCGGTACCAAGCTACGCACAGCGCAATTAGTAGGCATCGCTGTTGGAGCCATCTTGCTGTGTATATTCTGTCTGGTGAGCGTGTGCTACCTGTGCCGCCGAAGGAAATCGGAGACAAAAGGCGACGAAACAGAAGTGAATGACAGCAAATCTACCAAGGGTTCGGTTACGCCCAGGATATCTAAACATGCCAAATGTTTCGAAGTTCCAATATGGAACTTGTTCAAAAGTAACAATGCTACTATAAATCCTACCGTCGCTGCCTCAAAATCCGAGGGAGTGACTGTGGCAGAGTCAGTAGTTTGCGAACTTGCTGTTCCAACAGCTCCCGTGGAGCTCCCCGCTCCCTTGGCTCCAGTAGAGCTTGATGCCAGCGATGGAGACGTCGACAGTATTTCAATAATCGGCAATGGGACTTTGGACGCTGATACTATACAGAACATCAGCCCCTATGAAGTAGCACAGAAGAAGATCGAAAGACAGCTTCGAGGATCTCCACCTGAGTATCGTGCGTCGCTAAAAATTGTTATGCCTCAAGAGAAAGCAATTACATATATTGCCAGTCCAACCCATACAACTTCGAGCAGGGAGATAACCCCAGTCTCTCCAAGATCTGGGCTGGGGACAGCATCGTTTCCAGGATCGCCTTCGCCCATCTCCTCTGGGTCAGGATACAATAGCCATAGCTCCACGAACGCAACCACCGTATCGGCCGCAGGTCAATCTTCAGATGGGCAATACAACGACAATATCGTGCAATTAGATACAAGTCAAGCAAGCACGCAACACTCGGATAATCCGGTCGCATTGCAGTCCAAAGCCGCTTTATCGTCTATAGCTTGTCAGAAAACCCCGATCGATCCAACACACATTGAGTGCCTGGGCAATCTTCCGGAAAATCTTGAGTCGCTTAGACACAGCATCATGTTGGCGCAAATCGTCAGCCAGGAAAAtcgtgatggtgatggcgactTCACGCCTCGATTTAATGCTGACTGCCACCTTTCTGATCATAGTCTGGGAAGTAACTatacagaagaagaagatcgAATGATGCAGGAAATGTCACGCCAAGCTACCTTTTCCATGGCTCGATCGCATAGAGGTACCCTTTCTGCCGAAAACACACAGGAGAGGAGTGGGGAGCAATATCTAAGTCAGGATATAATGGATTCTGAATCTTTGCAAGCAGAGGAACGTATAGATGGAAACGATATTGTCCACATTCCCCAGATGGCAGAAAAACGATATAGTTGGGAAGACTAA